Proteins co-encoded in one Verrucomicrobiota bacterium genomic window:
- a CDS encoding septum formation initiator family protein has protein sequence MDAQPRLCPRHDDFLWRVLFLRLPGDSLLHRTTVPGSPYPADVLQSGRVASLEEGAEVKGAFVVTQTCSQHHPKSSRSPQILSSSIAAITRTTRTKKFARRAMISSDTDGIQLRALCGWRLATLCFPSVLKPALLPSMNVDVGIWGKLNRLVTVLLLIAVVIGVAIWYLPVIKNNEAMRKEILNLAAQVRQEEEIARRLETRIKALKNDPKALERVAREKLGYVKPGETMIRFIDPPALGGPSN, from the coding sequence ATGGATGCTCAGCCGCGGCTATGCCCGAGGCACGATGACTTCCTTTGGCGGGTATTATTCCTACGGTTACCCGGGGATTCATTACTACACCGAACAACCGTCCCCGGATCACCTTATCCGGCTGACGTTCTCCAAAGCGGGCGTGTTGCAAGCCTGGAGGAAGGTGCTGAAGTGAAGGGGGCCTTCGTCGTAACGCAGACTTGCAGTCAGCATCACCCGAAATCCTCGCGGAGCCCGCAAATCCTCTCGTCCTCGATTGCCGCGATTACGAGGACGACGAGGACGAAAAAATTTGCGCGGCGCGCGATGATTTCGAGCGATACTGATGGGATTCAACTCCGCGCACTCTGCGGCTGGCGGCTGGCGACTCTGTGCTTCCCTTCCGTCTTGAAGCCTGCTTTACTCCCGTCCATGAACGTTGACGTTGGCATCTGGGGCAAACTCAACCGGCTCGTCACAGTGCTGCTCCTGATCGCGGTGGTTATTGGCGTGGCGATCTGGTATCTCCCGGTCATCAAAAACAACGAAGCAATGCGCAAGGAGATTCTGAACCTGGCCGCGCAGGTTCGCCAGGAGGAAGAGATTGCCCGGCGCCTGGAAACGCGGATCAAAGCTCTCAAGAATGATCCCAAGGCCTTGGAGCGCGTCGCGCGGGAGAAGCTCGGCTACGTCAAGCCGGGCGAGACCATGATCCGATTTATCGATCCGCCTGCCCTGGGCGGCCCTTCGAATTGA
- a CDS encoding response regulator: MASNLPTVGRVRPGEPRPTSWEHVGIGSLGTGSPYRSQTEQNPPLKVLLVEDNPGDAWLLRDLLNRAGARNFQIVHVETLKAALEQMRESEPDIILLDLSLPDAHGQETVTLSPDFHF, encoded by the coding sequence GTGGCGTCGAATCTTCCCACGGTAGGGCGAGTCCGTCCCGGCGAGCCGAGGCCGACGTCTTGGGAACACGTTGGAATCGGCTCGCTGGGGACAGGCTCGCCCTACCGAAGTCAAACTGAGCAAAACCCTCCGCTCAAAGTTTTGCTCGTGGAGGATAATCCAGGCGATGCCTGGTTGCTCCGGGATCTCTTGAATCGCGCCGGAGCACGAAATTTCCAAATCGTCCACGTCGAAACTTTGAAGGCGGCGTTGGAGCAGATGAGGGAGAGCGAGCCAGACATCATTTTGCTCGATCTTTCGCTCCCGGATGCGCACGGGCAGGAAACGGTGACCCTCAGTCCTGATTTTCACTTTTGA